The DNA region CCCGTGCAGAGTCCGACTGTGACGGGCCGTTTGATAAGACTTGGGCCAACCTCGGCGCTGGATTGTTTGCGGTAATGTCGGACCGCAACCTCCGCGGCAAGTCTTCTATCCTAAATCTGCTATACGCTGTCATCAGGGGCGAGTTCCGGGGAAGGGTTAAGGCGGACGTCTGGAAATGGCTGGAAATCGTCGATGTGACTTATGAGATCGACGGCATTCTCCACCGTACTGAATTGCGGAAAGATGTCGGAGAGGAGGATCCGGCGAAAGCGAAAGCCCGCGTCAGCCGTTCGGGCAGCGACGGGAGCTGGGTGCCATTATACGACGGTGATGGCGGCGAAGGGCTGAAGTCGCAAACGGAACAGCTAATGATGGCTGAACTAACCTTCTCGCCGATATATGCACACAATTCCAAAACCGGTGGTCATGCTCATGGCTGGCCACTGATTTCATCGGCACTCTTCTTGTCGAGTTCGACGAACGCCAAGGCACTTTTCGGCGACGTCACGATCGATGGTATCCCGTTACGCCTACTGCAACTATTCATCGGTTTGCCGTGGGTCTCGACGTATAGCGCGGCCCTCACAGCGCAGAAGGAGGTCGAGGAATCCCGCGCCGCTCGTCCAGACCAGTCTGCGCTGTACAAGGGCCTTGCGAAAAGGTTGGAGACGGTCAACGCCAAGCTGGAGACAGCAAGGGAAAGCGTGAAGAAGGTTGACGATCGCTCAAGGAAACGGGTCGAGTTGAACGATTTGGACCAACAGATGGTCACTCTGCGCGAAGTTGCGGATTCCACGCGGGCTGCTTTCGAAGTGGCTGATGTCTCGCTGCAGAAGATTGCGGAGAGCTTCGAGAAAGCCCGTCAAAGGGTACAGCAACTGGAGGACGAGAAGTCAGCCGGCTATTCGTTCCGCAAGCTTAGCCCATCCTGCTGCCCAGCCTGCGAAGCCAAATACAAAGAGGTCGTGGCGGCGCCTGGGTCAACTGGCGATGGAAGCACCTGTCTGCTTTGCAAGAACGATATTCCCCAGGGCACAGAGGATTTTGAAGAAGATCACATTCAGCTTGCGAAAGATGAAGTCGACGCCCTCGACGCGTCATTGAAATTAGCTAGGGAGAAGCAAAAAGCCGCGGAAAAATCTGCAAACAACGCTGCAATCGAACTTCGAAAAGCAAAGGATCGGGTTTCCGCGTTGCAGGTCGACCTTGCTGCCAAGGTCCCTGATACAGAGCTGGAGATCGTCCAGCTGGAAGCCCAGGCAGCTCAACTTCGCGACCTCATGGGTGATGGAGCGACATCTACAAGCTCGGACGCCAATACCGATGCTGCGGATAAGGTTCTCAGGGCAGCCACTGACGTCACCAAAGAACTTATGGTTGATATGCAATCTGAGATTCTGAAGCAGATATCGCAATCGGTGATGCTCCTTTCCCGGAAGTTTGGCATGCCCAACGCCACTGAGATGCAACTGGACAACGGAGGTCGGCTCAAAGTCAAACAAGGTGGAGCTATCGAATGGTTTAGCAACTTGACCATGGGTGAACGGCTGCGCATCAAGATTGCCGTGGCGCTCGCTGCGGTCGAAGTCGCAAGGGAACGGGGTCACGGCCGCCACCCCGGTTTGATGGTGATCGACTCGCCGGCGTCCGAAGAGGTCGTGGACAAGGATTTCGAGGCGATGCTCGATAGCGTTGCAACCGCGGCCTCGGAGATAGGCGGTGTGCAGATAATCATCGGCACGACAGCGCGTCCTTCCGTTGAAGCCGTTGTGCCAATCGAGCATCGTCTCCATGCCAAAGGCGACGACTACGTTTTCTAAGCGGTGAGTCATGGAATATCTTATCGAGTTGTTACGCGCCGATGCTGACGGATCCAGTGATCCGGGCTCCGTTTCAGCGGAGCGATTGCTTTCTGCAGTACAAAAACTCGCGCCCGGTTCAGACCGAGCCGATGGCTTTTGCTGGCTGACCCGATGGATATCCGAGACCTCTGTCCAATCCGTATTGTTGGAAATGCTGGCGTGGACTGACGACGCTCCAGCACTGGCCGAGATGGTCGATTGTCTGGAGCGGATCGAGATACCAGCCGGGTTCGCCAAGCCAGCGTGGACAAGTCTTTGTTCCCATTTCGAAGATGAAAGCAATCATTCATGGGGGCGTTCCCATGCACTGAGAGGTGCGATGCTGCTCTCGCAAGAGAACGCGGTTCTCGTGCGTAGGCTACAGGCCAGCATCCTCGACGTTTCGACAGAGGACGATCCACAATTCCTGCGTCACGTCGCCAAGGTGGTTGGCGCTATTCTACGTCGATATCCGGATACAGACTTTATGTTGCTTCTCGAACAATTGGCGACGCTGGATACTGTCGCAGACGAAGCGTGCATGGAAATTGGGTTAGCTAAGCTTCGCGAAGGACTGGCCGCACCCACCGAGGAAGCCCTTTGGTCGGCGCTTGCGTCCGCAAAAAAATGGTTCGAGCGATCCCTCGAGAACAGCGAGCGTCGTCCGGATGCAAAACTCTATTTGCTTTGCACGACCTTCCTGCTGTCAGTACGGGAAGACGGGCTCCGAGCAGATTTGAAAGATCGTTTACCTGAATTGGAAATTGCTGCCATCGAGTATACTGCGTTTTCACAGGCGCGCCACGCGTCTCACTCATGGCTGGCTGTTTCCTCGAGGGAACGCTTTCATTGGTTGTCAATGGCAACAAAATTAGCTGCTCTGGCCCACTCCCTAGGCAAAGAAATTTGGTTGAACGTTGCAATTGTGATTGAGGATGAGCTTCTGTCAATTTTCTACCCTGGAAGCGAAGTTTTTGGTCTGCCATCTACGCCCGGCCTCGATGCGTCAATGCAGGATGCTACCATCCGTGGAATGCGCGAACGCAGGTACTACCTTCAAGCGCTGGAGGAGTGGCTACAGGTCAACATTGACCATGGAAAAGCCGGGGCTGTAGCGGAGCTGCGCGAAACGCTCAAGCGGTCGATGGAGGACTCGCTTAATCGCCGCCCTTTCGACGCCACGACCACTAGCCGGCTGGTTGAGGTACTAGAAGATGCCGGCTTCAGCGAAGCCGCGGCCAAAATGGGTGTTTCGGAACTCCGCATGCATGGGGACGCCAATGTTATGGTTGCTCAGCTTTGGCAACAGGTAATCGAACAGTTTGCAACTCAGCCAGACTATTCACGTTTCCCCGACGCGCGGATGCTCGTGGAGTCTCTTGTCGGCCTATTACTGAAGTTTTTGGCTGCCCGGTCAAACGTCGGTGTTAGCACCGATCCTGTCGCCTCCTATTTGTTCCGGCGAAGTGGAAAGCTACCGGTAGAACATGATCTGCAGCTGGATTTTCTGAAATTCTTGCAGACCGGGGGAGCGCCAACCTTCCAAGCAGAGGCGCGTGATCGTGGTGGTGGGAGAGCCGACATCGACGTCCAGTTTCGCGGTGTAAGTTCGATTATCGAGGTTAAGAAGGATGACAACGTACCGGACAACGCTACCTTGGCCAAGCGCTACGCCGGACAAGCGACAGGATATCTCACTACAGGCGTCCGCTTTGGATTTCTGTTGGTCCTCGATCTGACAGATAGGAACGGACACCAGCAACACATTTCGGAGCGGATAACCATAGAGCGTAAAACGCCCGTTGGATCTGATACCGAATACCTTATCGTCGTAGCCCGAGTTCAAGCCCTCCGGAAGACGCCGCACGACCTCAAGTAATACGGCATCATGAAAGTTGCTCCAGGTTACTCCATCAAACCGATTTTTGGGTCTGTGGCGTCGCAGATTTCGATCTTCCTTTCAACCGCCTACCAATATCTGAATTGAAAATGAGGACAATGGCGCAATGTCTGAGCAAACCTTTAGTCCGTGGTTGGCACCGGCGTTGGTTGATCCAGTCAAAAAGACGCTGAAGTCACTTCCGGGATGCGGTAATCTGCGGATCTACCGTTCCACCCTTATCGACAACAAACAGTGGCAGAAGCTCGCCGGACGCGTGGCACCGCCGCCGACTGTGCCCTAGTAGCGTAAGTTCTTTCCCTTAAATGCCTTATTATCACGCGTCCGATTGTCGAGAAAGTAATTCTACGTTGCTTTTTCGGCCGACACCAAAAGACAGCTTGCCTCGGCCCAATAGCGGCTATTGACGAATACAAAGCGAACAGCAGCGCTCGCGCGCTGCTGCCATTCGTAGCCTAAGCACGTTATTTTGCTCGACGCCTGCTGTGTCGGAACGTCTCACGACCCCGGCAGATAGAACTCCGTAATCCCCCGCTTCCCCTCGGCTCGCCCGAGCTGAACGATCACATCGATGGACTTGCGGATGTATTGCCGGACCTCGGCGAATGTCAGCGGCGTCCCTGCCTGCAGCACCATGATCGCCAGTCGATCGATGGCGAGTTCGGCGGTTTCGGCGTGGATGGTGGAGACCGATCCGCCATGGCCTGTGTTAATGGCCTCGAGATAGGTCAGGGCCTCGGCCCCGCGCAGCTCGCCGACGATGATCCGGTCGGGTCGCATACGGAGGGAGGCCTGAAGGAGGGCATTGGCGCTGCGTTGCAAGCCGGAACCACGGTCGGCCAGGAGGGCGACGGTGTTCGGCTGGCCGGGGAAGAGCTCGAAGGCATCCTCGATGGTGATCAGCCGCTCGTGTTCACTGACATGGGTCAGGAGATGGCGGGCGAAAGTGGTCTTGCCGGTCGAGGTGCCGCCACTGATCAGGACGTTGAGCCGCGCCTCGACCAGGGTTTGCAGCGCGGCCTCGAGGTTCACTTCGGCGAGTGTGGCGATGTTCTTCATCTTCTCGGCGCGGAGCGCATCGAGCGAGACGGCCTTGCCGAAGAGATAGGTGGGTGCGTAATCCCTGACGCTGCCGGAGGCGAAGAGACGGATCGTGATCGAGGCACCGCGATCGATGGCGGGCGGTACGGCAACCTGAACTCGGAGCGGGCGGCCTGCATATTCCACCTTGCCAGAGACAAGGGGGTTCTTTTCAGAGACGCGGGCCTTGGCGTCGCCGACGATGGTGTGGGCCATGTTGAGGGCGGTGGTGCGATCCACGGTTTGGCCTTCGTGGCGCATGGTAGCGTCGCCCGCGACCTCGATCCACACCTTGCCGTCCGGATTGATCGCGATCTCGACCACGTCATCGCGTCTCAGCAGGTCGCGGAACGGGTCGAGATAACGCTCGAGATAAGAGGTTGGTGATGCTGCCTCAGTCAATAAATCACCACATCCCGGTCGACGAGCACGGTGACCGAGGCCCCCTGATCGACATAGATCGTGGGTGCGATCGAGACCTGGTCGGCAATGACCGATCCGACGGCATCCTGAAGATCGCTGCCGACATCGCCCAGAACGATGCTGGTCGTTTCGTTGTTGGCACTCTCCGCCGCCACGGCAGGCGCCGCCCCGATCACGGAAATCAGCGCCGCCCCGCCGAAACGTTCGGCGAACTTGGTGTCGACGAGACCGGTCAGGCCTGAGCGACCGAGCTGGTCCCCGCCCACGGCGGCGATTTCCATCGAGGTGCCGTCCGGGGTCAGGACGCGGGTCCAGAGGATCAGGATGCGCTTCTGATGCATCTCGATCCCGGAGCGGTATTGGCCAAAAAGGCGGGAGCCGCGGGGGATCAGGATCCGATCCCCGGAAAACGCCGGAACCGGCTCGGAGACGACCGCGACCACGGAGCCCGGCAGATCGCTGTTGATGGCGGTCTGGAGCGCGGCCTGGATGACCGAGCCTTGGGTCAGCGTGCGCTCAGGATGGGTGAGGCGGGCGGCCTCCTGCACCTCGAGCGGTCGCGCGCTTTGCAGGAACTGCTCATTTCCTGACAGGACCGGACCCCCGGTGCCAGGGGCCGCCGGATCAGCGACTGCCGCGCCACTTTGGCCACCCCGCGGACCATCGGCATAGACAACGGCGGGGGATTTGATCTGCGCGGTCAGAAGCTCCTCGGCGACCCGCTCGGCCTCGCGCTGGCGCTGTTCCTCTTCCTGCCGGCGGCGTTCTTCGAGCAGGCGCTGATCGGCGATCAGCCCTTCGCGGTCGAGCTCGGCCTCGAGCCCCTCGCGCTGCGCACGTTCGGCGTCGAGCATGGCCTGCAGCCCCTCGATACGGGTTTCGGTCTGGCGCTGCAGGTTGGCCAGCTCGGTTTCCTTTGCGGCGAGTGTGGCTTCAAGCGCGGCCTTTTGTTCGTCGAAGGCTTCGCGCAGGTCGGCGACGGCGGATTGGATTTCCGAGTTGCGGGCGGCCTGGCTGACGGCGAGGGCCTCGCGAAGCTTGGCGATCTCGGCCAGCACCTCGGCGCTTGGTTCCGGGGAAGGGGCTGCGGGCACGTCCAGCGCCTCCTCGACAGCGATCAGCGCGTCATTCACCCGCTGCTCTGTCTCGTCAGGAGGAAACTCCAGCCGCCCGCCGGTGCCGGGCCGGCGGTCCTGGAAGGTCTCGACATCGGAGGTCTCAAGAGCGCTGTCCCCCTCTTGCAGACTGGTCGCCAGGAAATACGCGACCCCGGCCCCGCCGAGGGCAAGGGCAGCGGCGAGCGCGCCGACCCCGAGGCTGTTGCCGCGGCGTTTGGATTTGCCGCGCTGGCTGAACTGATCGAGGCGGTCCTGCAGGTCGGGAGGGGTTTGATCGGCCATGGTCAGTTGCTCACGTAAATCGCGCTCTCGTCGCGCCAGGCACAGATCGCCTCGTCGCCGATGCGCAGCGTCCAGTAGGTGTTCACCCCGAGCACCCGGACCGTGTTGCCCTGCTGGGTCCAGTTCACGGTGCGCTCACGGCCCTGGTCATCGGCCTTGAAGAGGGCGGGCTGACGGGCGTTTTCCGGGAAGACGAAGTAGGTATAAAGACCGTCGTCGTAGATATGGCTGGGTCGAAAATCCCCTTCACCCGAGACCCGGTAGTTGTAGTTGCGCGGGGCCTCATAGCCCTTGGGCTGGGTGGCACCCGCCGCGCGGCGTTCTTCGTCGGGGTAGCGGAAGCGGACCTCGAAGAACATGCCGGTGCGGTTCGGGATCGAGCCCTCGCGCAGATGGAAGGAATAGGTGCGCCGGTTGGTGATCACCGTCATGTTGGTCGAGGCATTGGCCACGTGCGGTTTGATTGTGAGCACATTGCCAAGCTCGGGGATCGGATCGACCTGGAAGCTTTCGGTGTCGCCGACAATCACCGCCTCGAACCGCTCCCCGGCCCCGAAATGGATCGTCGTCGAATGCCGCAAGTCGGTTTCGATCCGGTAGACCTGGTTTTCATCATAGACGGCGGTGCGGATGCGGATGTCGAGCGGGCCACCTTGCGGGGTGGCTTCGGCGGATGCGGCAACAGGAAGGGCAAGCGCCAGAAGGAGCGCGGGCAGGGATTTCATCTTGGTCAGTTCTCCAGGGTCTCGGCGTCGACGCGGTAGGAGGTCACCACGAAGCCCAAGGGGTTGGCCCAGACGTCCTGAAGGCGCTGGCGGGTTTCAGGTT from Phaeobacter sp. G2 includes:
- a CDS encoding type IV secretion system protein B10, with protein sequence MADQTPPDLQDRLDQFSQRGKSKRRGNSLGVGALAAALALGGAGVAYFLATSLQEGDSALETSDVETFQDRRPGTGGRLEFPPDETEQRVNDALIAVEEALDVPAAPSPEPSAEVLAEIAKLREALAVSQAARNSEIQSAVADLREAFDEQKAALEATLAAKETELANLQRQTETRIEGLQAMLDAERAQREGLEAELDREGLIADQRLLEERRRQEEEQRQREAERVAEELLTAQIKSPAVVYADGPRGGQSGAAVADPAAPGTGGPVLSGNEQFLQSARPLEVQEAARLTHPERTLTQGSVIQAALQTAINSDLPGSVVAVVSEPVPAFSGDRILIPRGSRLFGQYRSGIEMHQKRILILWTRVLTPDGTSMEIAAVGGDQLGRSGLTGLVDTKFAERFGGAALISVIGAAPAVAAESANNETTSIVLGDVGSDLQDAVGSVIADQVSIAPTIYVDQGASVTVLVDRDVVIY
- a CDS encoding ATPase, T2SS/T4P/T4SS family; translated protein: MTEAASPTSYLERYLDPFRDLLRRDDVVEIAINPDGKVWIEVAGDATMRHEGQTVDRTTALNMAHTIVGDAKARVSEKNPLVSGKVEYAGRPLRVQVAVPPAIDRGASITIRLFASGSVRDYAPTYLFGKAVSLDALRAEKMKNIATLAEVNLEAALQTLVEARLNVLISGGTSTGKTTFARHLLTHVSEHERLITIEDAFELFPGQPNTVALLADRGSGLQRSANALLQASLRMRPDRIIVGELRGAEALTYLEAINTGHGGSVSTIHAETAELAIDRLAIMVLQAGTPLTFAEVRQYIRKSIDVIVQLGRAEGKRGITEFYLPGS
- a CDS encoding TrbG/VirB9 family P-type conjugative transfer protein gives rise to the protein MKSLPALLLALALPVAASAEATPQGGPLDIRIRTAVYDENQVYRIETDLRHSTTIHFGAGERFEAVIVGDTESFQVDPIPELGNVLTIKPHVANASTNMTVITNRRTYSFHLREGSIPNRTGMFFEVRFRYPDEERRAAGATQPKGYEAPRNYNYRVSGEGDFRPSHIYDDGLYTYFVFPENARQPALFKADDQGRERTVNWTQQGNTVRVLGVNTYWTLRIGDEAICAWRDESAIYVSN